Within Leishmania infantum JPCM5 genome chromosome 35, the genomic segment AAGGGCAGGCTCGCTCAATCAATCGAGCCGCACCTAGAGGGCTTATCCGGGGCTTTGCACACGAGGAGCAAGTCCCACCTCTGCCCAGCAGCTCGAAAAAATGACCGGGTTTCCCACCACAACGAATGGGAAGAAAAAGTATGCGCTTACAAGACACATCACACTCACCGCTGAACGGGCAGAAGGGGtgcgagaaaaaaaagcggagAGTGCGTGGCAGTCGGTGTTACACGCACGAGAGTCGTTTCGCTAGGCGACCTCTAAGGCGCAAGCGCGCTCATGTGTGAGTGCGcctttgcttctctctgGGACTCGGTGTCTGCCGGATCCCAGATGGTTCGGCGCGCTTTATTGTCTGCGCTTGTGGAGGTACGCATGCTTGCGTGACCCGGTGAGACCCTCGGTCGAAGTTGCGCGTCGTGTACCTAGACGCGCCGGCGACCAACAGCCTGCCTGTGAAGcatgcttttctttttctggCTGGGGCTCAGCGCGCGGGCTATACAGCGTTGCAACGCCATTGCAAGTGGTgcgttgcgccgctgccaaaCAGCTCGTCTCGATATCTCGGATACCAtggcatcaccgccgcccctctttcGCACTTCTCTGGCTCATCTCTCATCTATCCCGCGATATTTCGTTTCTTCTCACCAACACCGCCGTGACGCTCACGCAGATGCCGTCTACATGACTGCTGGGTGCAGGGTCATCAGGATGCTCACCTTTACCGTCCTTGTGCTTGCTACGCTCGCCCTGCTTTGCCATCACCGAAAACGTGCGTACGCTAGGAACACGGTCGGCTTCTtgcacgctgcagcaggggcaggtggtggtggcgaacGTGTGTTGTGGGTCGCCTTGGACGGACTGCAGCACGCCGATGCAGCCAAAGGCGTGAAGCGGCAGTATGTAGTATTTACAAACGAATACAAGCCAGAAGACAGGTTGTCGGCCGAGTCGTCCGATCAGCACCTCCTTTCCCTCGTCGAAAAACAGTTCAGCATCCGCCTTCTTCGGCCTGTGCGCTTTATCTACTTGCGCCCCGCCGTGACCCGGTGGCTGAGCGGTGACGCCTACCCACGTCTCACGTTGCTCTTGCAAACCTTCTGGGGCGGTGCGGCCCTCTTTTATGAGGTGGCGATCGCAAATGCGGTGACGCCGATCGTGTTGGAGACGGTTGGCGTGCCATTTGTTTATCCTCTGCTACGGCTTCTTGCTGGGTGCACGGTGATCTCCTACACGCATTACCCCATCGTCTCCTCCGCCATGAcgcagcgtgtgcgcatcgGGGAGGTGAGTCACACCAACGCACCGACCGTGGCACGGAATCCGATGCTGCGTTGCGCCAAGGTTGTCTATTACGAAGTTTTCTCGCTCCTGTATCGCTGCATGGGCTTTTTCCCTAATGTGGTTCTGACAAACTCGTCATGGACGCAGAACCACGCGCAATCTATTTTTTGGCCACGCACGTGCATTCGGCTGTACCCGCCGTGTGACGTTGCTGGCTTTGCCGCGGAGTCTCAGCCACCTGCGCTGCGCAACAACCGCATTGTCAGTGTCGGCCAGTTCCGACCAGAGAAGAACCACATGCTGCAGCTTGTAGCTTTTCATGCAGCaatgccgcggctgccgatgGATGCCAAGCTCGTCATGATCGGCGGCGTACGCAACGCGGATGACCGGAAACGTgttgagcagctgcacgcgcgcgcaaagGAACTCGGAATCGAAAAGCAGGTCGAGGTACTCATGAATGCGACAGTGGCGGAGGTGCGGGCTGAACTGGGAAAGTGCGTCATTGGGCTTCACACCATGCGTGACGAGCACTTCGGCATTGTGCTGCTGGAGTATCTCGCTGCTGGCTGCATCCCTCTTGGACACCGGAGCGGTGGTGTCGAACTTGACATTGTCAACTCTCCCGATTTGGGCTTTCTCGCCGTTACGGCGGAAGAGTACGCAGCCGCCATGGTCGAAATCTGTGAAATGCGGCTGCGCGATCCAGAGCGGTACGTTCAGTTCCAGAaacgcggcagcgagcaTGTCAAGTCATTCGACGACAGCAGCTTTCGAACCCGTTTTGTTGAACTGGTCAGCGAGTATGTCTACGCCTGCTAGCGAGTCCGTATGCGGATTTTTTTTTGATATCTGTTGCACGCTCAGCACGGGCGATGCCCACTCTGTTCGACAGGGAATGGAAACTGACGCAAAGAAGCGTATGCATGCGTCGCTTGGGCGTTAACGCCGCTCCCAATTCACTACTGCAAAACATTAAAAGATCGCTGGACAATACCCTAAAACTGCGCCCCGCAGTGCACGGTATCTGCTATGCTCGTGCATAGCATCGCTACTGGTTCCGCGCACCTTTCCTGCATGTCAGATTGGAgacatccccctccccctcacagactgcgcggcgctgtgcaCTGTGAGGGTGAATGCCGTGTGTCTCCATGTTCCGTGATGTCTGCGTTTCCGGGCCGCTCTCTCACCATCGCGGCCAGGAAAACATGTTTGTCCGCCTTCCCTCCCCGACTCCTTTGCACCCTTTTCTCtcgctggagcggctgctcgGCCCGCACACTCACAAAAGCTTGCAGAATTTGTGCACATCTCAGTCGCCCTCTACCCACCGCCGCGCGTTGTCCTCGCACCACGTACACGTGTGTTTCTCTCCTCTCAATCCCTGTTATCTGTCGGTATTCCACGCCATGTCGTACCGGTCGAgcgaggcgaagaaggaggagTTCCGGAAGTACCTGGAATCCACGCAGGTAGTCGACGCCCTCACCCGCGTCCTGGTCAACCTGtacgaagaggaagagaaaccCGAGGACCCAGTGGACTACATCAAGCGGGTTCTTGGTGGTGCTTCTTCGGCCGACTACGAAGCACTGCAGCAAGAAAACGCGCGTCTCCGCGCAGAGGTGGAATCGCTGAAGAAGCAACTCAGTGGACAGGCGCAGTAACGTGCCGCCGTGTCATCCTCTCAAGCGAGGCGTTGTAGCGTCTGTTCGTGCGTGAGcgccctctttccctcttgTCCATTTTCCTTCCCCGTGCCCCTCCTGTTCATCCGTAGGTGACATGTACATAAAttgaaaaggaaaaaagggcACGTCTCCCAATGGTCCGCGTCACAGAGTGGATGCATGCCATCCCTGTGGTATATGCGTGCTGGTTGATTTTGAACTTCAGCACACGTAGAGACCCTCCGGAGCAGCGTTCCAGGGAGACTCTGCCGCGCCCGGCATTGTCCTTTTCATCTGTGACAGCACATCCTTCTCTTCGTCGATTCTTGTGCAGCTGTGGTTGCGATTTTCGTGATGCCGTCCGTTCCAAGGTCGTGACCTCCCGTTGCCTCCGCTTGACTCTCTGGGCTTTCGAATCTCATCGTCTacctcttcttcttcgcaTTTCTCGACCGCACACTTTTCCTTGGCCTTGTCGTCTACAGTCCTTTCCGATCATTGCCATCACAGTTGCTTTCAGACcgccgcgtgtgtgctgccgcgagcaagcgccgctgcgtttTCATAAAGGGCTGCCTGCACCTCACCCCTTCCcactcctctcccccctccccatttCTCTTTATACAGTACGTCTGCCATACATGCAAACTTCTCTTCGCTTGCATAAACAGTTttgctcacacgcacaccaccaaTTACtgttctcttctccccccgttctgccggcgtcgccagcccccgcctcccccacCTCGCCGTTCTCGTTCatacgtgcgcgtgtcctTGTGCTTTGTTTGCTTTCCTGCGTCTGCCCTCCGTTCCTCTACTGCTTCCTCCGTCTCACTCGTCGATTCACGTATTGGCTACCACTCTGCACTGACTTGTCTTACtggtcgccgcagcgctgcctcgttTGATCGGCGGCGAGCACCTTGGAactgctgtgtgtgtgtgtgtgtgtgttttcctTCTTTCATTCCTGTGCTTTGTGGATCTCTTGCCACCCACACGATGATGGATCACCCCGCcgcagtggaggagggagagaagaaaaacagcagcagcatctcgTACGCAACCCCGTGGGTCGCCAACGGGCTGTCGTGGGCAAATCAGCCCAACAAGCCCTTCCGCCTGGCCATCTCGTCCTACACTAAGGACTACCGCAACTACGTTGACATTGTAGAGAAGAATGAGGACAACGAGATCGTCTGCCGTGCCTCCTGGGAGCACTGCTACCCTCCGACCAAGGTTTCCTTCCCGCCGCGCCCTCTGCAATCCGATGTTGTGATCACCACCGCAGACTATTTGCGTCTGTGGGAAATCACCGAGGGTGGCCCAAAGGCAGAAAAGACAGCCTCCACCCGTGGTGACCCGCAGCACGCAGCGAAGGCCAAAACGATCAACTCTAAGGTGACGATGAAGCGCGTCTTCGACAGCGCAAAGCCGAACGACTTTTGCTCGCCAGTGACCTCGTGCGACTGGAACAGCGAAGACATCAACACTgtggcgtgctgcagcatcgaCTCCACGGTAACGCTGTGGGACGTGGAGACGGGGGTGCAAAAGACGAAGTTGGTGGCGCACGACAAAGATGTCTATGACATTGCTTTTGCCTCTGCTCACACCTTTgccagctgcggcgctgacggctcTGTGCGCTTCTTTGATCTGCGTAACATGGATCACTGTACTATTCTCTACGAGACGCAAGGGCtctctccgctgctgcgcctggcCTGGAATCAGTTTGACCCCTACTTCATCGCCACCTTCGGCATTGATAGTCCTGACGCAGTAGTGATTGACATGCGCTATCCCACGGTGCCGGCCTCCCAGCTCTCCCAGCTGCATCAACTGCCCATTAACAATCTCACATGGTCGCCACAAAACGCGCAGAACATCTGCACGGTGGGCGAGGATGgtctggtgtgtgtgtgggaggcTAGGGCGGAAAAAGGTCGCTCCATCTTATGGTGCGACTGCGAGGTGCCCATCAACAATGTGGCGTGGCGCCGTGCCCAAAACGAAGACTGGATGGCCATTACCACCTCGAAGGGcgctcagctgctgccgttgtaGTTAACCACGCGCCGCTTCCAAGTGATGCGGTTTTACAGTTGTAAATGCATAGAGCGAGAAAGGGACAGGTGTGCCGCACCTCTCGGCGATGACAGCCGCCTCTCGGCTGCGCGTCCGCGTTCTCTTTCAGTATCACTGTCAACGCTGTGTACGTATGCTATATTgttgtcttctttttcttggGTCTCTGCTCGTTATGCAACGAAGAgccactctctctccctcttgagGCGTCAGCTTctgcctcttctccgctGCACTCGAATGTACGTGGCAATGGCGTGCGCTGCGTCAGTGTAAGTTCCTTGCCTGCGTAGTTATCTCTTTTTATAAATGATGTGTATgagtatgcgtgtgcgtgcgcgtttaCTTTCTCTTCTATGCGGATACAAACACACGCTGTTGTGTGAGCGAGAGCTAGAATGGAAAAGGGGAGGTTTTACCGTTGCAGCTTGGGCACTCTTTGGGGTGCAACACCCATTCAGCTTTTTGGCAACACGATTAGCTAAAACACCATCGTGCAGGACAACTTCGAGAAAGCATAGTGCAGCCGACAAGCATGTTGTGGTGGAAAGGCAGGGCAGAGCCGCACAACGGCTGTAGCTTTACAAACGGCACCACAACCCCTGTGATGAGACTTACAAACCCAACAAAAAATGCGTCACCTTTCCCGCCCTCCTTTCGCTTTTTATTTTGGTTACTGATGTTATGGTGAGACGCTCCCCcgtcccccaccccctctctctctctcttcccatCTCCGTCGTCCGGTTGCACGCCCGCGCTGTACGGCGAATGCTCCTCCCACTCATCTTCCGAatctcttttctttgctgctTGTGTTCAACCTGTATAAACACGAAAGTTTTCTCCCGTCCGGAAGCGGCCTGTGTCGTCCCGTTGCActtttttctcctctcttcctcatACCGTGCGCCCTTCGCGCTTCACTGTGAGGCGTCTGCTGAGGAGAATGTCGCTGCTCAATACCACTCTCCAAACCCTCGTGGTCCGGTTGCGCGACATGTCCGGCAACGTGACGCAGCAGAAGCTTCACAACCGCGTGTTTGACGCATACGAGGCTAAGTCGCTTGTCTTCCAAGTTATCTCACCTGCACAGCAACTCGTGATGAAGCAGTACAGTGGTCGAATCCCCCCAATGCACCCCGTCGGCCAGCCCCTCATGGTGGACTCGTGGAGTGAGCTGGTAGAACTGCATAAGCCGGACAACGAGTACCAGCTTCTGCCGCGGCGTGcacgcaacaacaacgcgtACGCAGTGATGTCGGCtatctgctgcagcgctggatCGCCGTTCGAGATGGACCACCGGCTGGAGCCTGTAGACTTCAAGCTAGTTTTCAAGTCACAGGCAGATCAGGACGCGCGCACGGCATTCAATCTCAAGCACACGGACAAAGTACCGCAGACGATCTTCTTGGATGGGCTGATGGAGGCTCCGAAAGCCTCGGCACTCGTGTCCTTTCACAACATCCTCACCCCCGCGCACGTGAACAACCTCGCTGGCACAGAGCAGTTTCTCCGAGAGTGGTGTAGGGAGCCTGCCGACGGAGACCGCCATCGCCAGCTGAAGCTCTGTTTCAGCTCACTTTTGGAGAAGCAGACGCATCTTTTCCTCGGTACCAACGCGGCGCCTGGTCGGGAGCTGCTGAACTATGCAAAAGGGAAGAACATTTTTGTCTACGCAAAGAAAGGAATGGCGTACCAGTATGTTCCCTAGGCGAGAAACCAAAATCTTTCATGCCCACAATActcatgcacacgcacagaaacCTGTGCCGGCACCCGTGTGTACATCCTTGGCGAAAGTATGTGCGTTGTCACCCTCCTGTGTCGGGTGTCGTGTGGcgatgttttttttttctgtcttcccttttccttctcttcacAGTTTTGCGGCAGTCATTGCCCGAACGCATGGTTGTCCGCCTCTGATGTGCGCAAGAAGGTTTGCGTGAGTGTATGTGCCGGCAGTGCTTTGTGCGTTGGTTTGCGTTTGTTTACTTAGTGCGCGCGCTCACATGTTCGTATGTTGGTGCTCGTGTACGCGTCGAGTGATGCCGTTTCGTTAAGAGGATACGGGGCGCGCTTTCTGCGCGCCTCCATGCCGACCCTGCTTCGGcggctgagcagcagcatagACTCCACAGATACCCAGAAGCAGCGAAACTGGTTTTGAAGGCGCTGACTAAGTATCGGCCTGTGATCTGGCCACGGCCACGTTTGCCAACGATGGCACATCCCCGGGGGTACGCCGAGCTAGGTCACGCTCGCGACGGGCACATCCGGGTCGAGTGAAGGGTACCATATGCTGCCCATTCCCTCCCTCGGTTCCTCCCTCCGCAGTCGCTCCTGTGTGAGCTCTCGCTCGAAGCCTCTCCCCCGCCCTCACCACTTTTCTTCCTGCCGTCTCCCTTTTGAGCCACctgagcacgcacacgtttATTAGTCATCACTGCAACgcgcttttttctttcactttttttttgacgtTTTTCTTGTATTCACCATGAGCATTATCaaggaggacgacgccgtGGGCTGCTACATGACGGTGACCCTCGTGGACGACACCAAGGTGGAGGGTACCATCTTCACCTACAATCCCAAGGAAGGCATCATAGTACTTCTGTCCCTCCGCGACGATCAGACGAACATGAAGCTGATCCGCACTCCATACATCAAAGAGTTCAGTATTTCACACGCTGAGGAGGGAACGCACCTGCCTCCGGCACTGGACTCCTTCAACGAGCTTCCGTCCATGCATGCCGGCCGCGACAAGTCCATCTTCAAGCACGCCAGCACGCAGCTCAAGAACGCCGAGGCGAACCGCGAAAAGCACTTCAACTCTGTCACGACCGACACACCGATTGCCACACTCGATGCGTACCTCAAGCTCCTGCGGCTATACCCCTTCATTGAGTGGAACAGCGACGAGGGTGTCATCCAGGTCTCGGATACCGTCATTGTCGTAGGGGACCCCGACTGGCGGACGCCCAAGGCGATGCTGGTAGACGGCGCCCCTGAGAAGGACAGACCGCTCGTAGACCGCCTGCAGGTTGCGCTCGGAAACGGCAAGAAGTGATTCATTGTGTAGCGGACGGAATatcgtgtgcttgtgtgtctgtttgagtttgttttgtttctcttTGTGGTACTGCGCACGGCTGTGCCCTCTCCCGGTGGTGGGTGAGTCCACAAGCGGTGGAGTTCTCGGTTGTAGCAACGCCTCACTGCCGGCCATGTAGGAGAGGGCGAATAAAGCTCTGATGGCAGTCGAAAATGCCAAAGTCAAAAACTGAATACaagcaaaaacaaacaaaaaaaaacattttTTCACAAGGCAGTAACCGGCTGAGCGCGGGTCTTCATTTTCGTGCAGACAGAACCTAAGCCGACAAGCATTGCCCGAATGCCGGCCttggaggaagaagagaaagagaggcagcGCGACGACATTCGAAGGGCGGAGTGAAGTTTGCCCCATGCAGACGCGAtgcctcccttcctcttgcTGTAGGTGTCGCAACGAACAACAAGAGAGGCAATCGGTAGCAGGGATGCTTGTGCAAGCCTGTAAGTGTTCACGGACTCTCCCCCACTGTCTGTGCGCAGCCAGATAGAGATGCACGTAAGACGGGCAGATGCGCACCTCCTTCCCCGTCGTGCCCCGTAACCTTGCCCTCGCTTATTTGTCTTTGTTGGTGTTTACATTTGTCCTTGTGGTTTTGCCTCTTTTCGCTTCTGTTTGGtggcgctgtgtgtgtgtgtgtattcgGGAGGGAgaacgcgcgtgtgcacgcatgGTTGGCGTGCGTGTCACGTATAGGCATTATCAGCAGCACATATGTACAgaggcgacggtggcagCCACACATGGCATGTCATGAGCGACAAGCAGGAGGAGTGCACCTCACgagcctccgcctcgcctACCCCAGATGAAGGCGATCGGGAGTCACGACGACTTGTGCGTGAACGCGAGCGTCAGGAGCGGCTGAGAGGACGGCTGACAGATCTCACGTTCGCTGACATTTCGTGCTCTCGGGATGGGAAATTGGACTTTGTAAAGCAGAACGTCATAGTCTGCATTAAAGGATCGAAGTCGCAGTTCAACGCCCGCATAGGGCGAATGAAGAACATCCTACCGCCCCTCACCTGCGACTGCTGTCAGACGTTCTCGACGTTgtccgccgtgctgctgtcgtccCTCGGCTTTGCCGCAATGCTGAGCGAGTGCTGCTCCCTCTCCACGGTGAACTATCTTCTGTACATTTCAGCGTGGATGCACCagctgacgctgccgtgctgGCCGCAGAAGCGCGTGCGGCCCACCATCGGCGATCTCAACGCCTGCCTTTACCTCCGGGACTTTTTCCCCAGCAAGGCAAACGCAGACGAGTTCGAGGTCGTCTTCTATAACCAAGCTCACAAGGCAGTGGATCTGTTGCATGCCATGCGCACTCCccgcaagcgcacacgctctagcgacggcgcgcacccGGTGTATGGCTACGTGATTGTATCAGGAGACTACACCGTCTCCGTTTTCTCTGTGGAGCACGACATCGCGAAGGGCTCGCGTAGCCGCTACCGCGAGGCGTGGAGCTTCTACATCTGCGACTCCCACGGCACGCAGCCGTGGTCTGAGGACAAGGCCAGCGTGTCCGGACTGACCTTTGGTCACCGTTCGCACGACGTGGACGATACAaaagtggaggaggaggccagTAACGGAAGCGGCACTGCCAGCTCGGCGGCGGACCTCTCTGTGGAGGATGGCATTTACTACTTCTCCACCATTCTGTTCACTCTTCTAGAAGAACACCGCAAAGGTGCGCAGCACACGAGTCAGGTGCCGTACATGACGTGGAccccgctgcggcggcggcgatcaCTGGCGTACACGGCGCAGGAGCTCAAGAGGATTATCGACAACCATTGGATTCCCAAGGTGCTGTCGAATCCCACGGTGCAGGCCGAGGCCAAGAAATTCTCCTTCAAACCGCTGGAGTGTTTCTGGGGAATCGGTCCCGTAACAGCAGCGAAAACTTCCCCAGTCTCAGGTGTGTCGCCTGCATGACGCGAGAGAGAATgaaaacaagcaaacaaaagaGTGACTTACTCCAaattcacacacacacacacacacacgcaacaaGCGGTACTGCGGGAGGCGATTGCGCAAGGACTGAGGCCAACAAACTGCATCAGCCGCGAACACGCATACACTCCCGTGTACGATGCCTtgctctgctgcacctcATACATTTTTCCCTGTTTGTCGTCGACCGACTTGCTTTCCAAtggccgtctctctcccccgtCTGCGCTAGCTAATTTCGCCCGTCAATCTTTTGGGTGTTTGCGAGGGAGACACTAAACACTACAGCGTGCATTGTACATGTCTACACGGCCGAGTCTCCTCCGACTAGACTTCTTTATCATCTCTACTGTCCGCACGCTCCTTTTCTCGCCTTTTCCCCCACGGCTATCCTCGCCCGGTTCTGCAGGCGCGTTTGCACAACGGGCGCTTGCAGGCTCACCTGGTCGTCTTCTATTGTTTGACACTGACCCACCAGCTACAAGAAGGCGCGAGACTTGCTTCTCGGGCAAAGGTAAGGCACACGGGCCACGGTAGGGAGCCAAGACGTCTCACATTGATCGGTTTTCGCTCCTCATCTCGTTGTGCGATTTCGAGCTCCTGCGTGAAACCACCCGCTGCCTCGTGTCGGCAGTCCGACAAGCGCGCTCCTCTCCCGGCGTCAGCACACCAAAGGTCATTTGTGGGGCTCTCCTCCAAGCAAGGGAGGAGGCACGTCACCATGGGTCTTCTGGAGCGCAGAAAGGCTatcgaggaggagatcgCGAGAACACAAAAGAACAAAAAGACGGAGTACCATGTCGGTCGTCTCAAAGGGCAGCTGGCGCGCATCAAGACAGAAATGATGGAGAACGCCGCTCGCGCGGCCGGCGCGAAGGGTGGGGACGGCTTCGACGTTCGCAAGAGCGGCGATGTGCGCTGCGCCCTGGTCGGGTTTCCGTCCGTCGGCAAGTCGTCCTTTCTTTCGCGTGTCACGCAGACAGAGAGTGAGGCGGCCGGCTACGAGTTCACCACGTTGACGTGCATTCCTGGAAAGCTGATGCACAAGGGGACAGAAATCCAAATCCTCGACCTGCCTGGCATTATTGAAGGTGCCGCAGAGGGTAAGGGCCGCGGTCGCCAGGTCatcgcgacggcgcgcactgCTGACATGATCATCCTCATGCTCGACGCTGCCAAGGCAGAGGCACAGCGCTCGAAGATCGAGAGCGAGCTTGAGTCCGTTGGTATCCGTCTGAATCAGCGCTTCCCCAACGTCACCTTCAAGAAGAAGGCATCGTGCAGCATGAATGTCGTAAGCTACAGCTCCACTGTGCCGCAAACAAGGGGCGTCTCCGAGCAGATGGTGAAGGAGGTTCTGAAGGACTATGGTATCTTTAACGCCGATGTGGCCCTGCGCGAAGACATCACTGTTGACCAGTTCATCGATGTAATAGAAGGAAACCGTAAGTACAT encodes:
- a CDS encoding putative alpha-1,2-mannosyltransferase; amino-acid sequence: MLTFTVLVLATLALLCHHRKRAYARNTVGFLHAAAGAGGGGERVLWVALDGLQHADAAKGVKRQYVVFTNEYKPEDRLSAESSDQHLLSLVEKQFSIRLLRPVRFIYLRPAVTRWLSGDAYPRLTLLLQTFWGGAALFYEVAIANAVTPIVLETVGVPFVYPLLRLLAGCTVISYTHYPIVSSAMTQRVRIGEVSHTNAPTVARNPMLRCAKVVYYEVFSLLYRCMGFFPNVVLTNSSWTQNHAQSIFWPRTCIRLYPPCDVAGFAAESQPPALRNNRIVSVGQFRPEKNHMLQLVAFHAAMPRLPMDAKLVMIGGVRNADDRKRVEQLHARAKELGIEKQVEVLMNATVAEVRAELGKCVIGLHTMRDEHFGIVLLEYLAAGCIPLGHRSGGVELDIVNSPDLGFLAVTAEEYAAAMVEICEMRLRDPERYVQFQKRGSEHVKSFDDSSFRTRFVELVSEYVYAC
- a CDS encoding p21 antigen protein, translated to MSIIKEDDAVGCYMTVTLVDDTKVEGTIFTYNPKEGIIVLLSLRDDQTNMKLIRTPYIKEFSISHAEEGTHLPPALDSFNELPSMHAGRDKSIFKHASTQLKNAEANREKHFNSVTTDTPIATLDAYLKLLRLYPFIEWNSDEGVIQVSDTVIVVGDPDWRTPKAMLVDGAPEKDRPLVDRLQVALGNGKK
- a CDS encoding putative GTP-binding protein translates to MGLLERRKAIEEEIARTQKNKKTEYHVGRLKGQLARIKTEMMENAARAAGAKGGDGFDVRKSGDVRCALVGFPSVGKSSFLSRVTQTESEAAGYEFTTLTCIPGKLMHKGTEIQILDLPGIIEGAAEGKGRGRQVIATARTADMIILMLDAAKAEAQRSKIESELESVGIRLNQRFPNVTFKKKASCSMNVVSYSSTVPQTRGVSEQMVKEVLKDYGIFNADVALREDITVDQFIDVIEGNRKYMPCLYVYNKIDTITMEEMDRLSRLPHSVVLSLHWDLNVDEVIDEVWEHLNIIRIYTKKHGEHPDFGKPFVVKRDASVEHICKRIHKDIASRFKYALVWGTSAKHQPQRVGISHELEDEDVLQIMLRTANE